The following are encoded together in the Dickeya lacustris genome:
- a CDS encoding DUF1365 domain-containing protein, which yields MNSALYSGWLRHRRFSPKAHDFTYPIFMLLLDLDELALLKTVGIGSRRIALASFQPQDYLTGGDLKHAVRERLTALTGETLNGKVYLLCQLRYCGFHFNPVNFYYCHDESGQLRWLLAEVRNTPWNERHVYAIPADNPTPQAKRFHVSPFNPLEMDYHWRFTAPGASLSVHIENHDRPEPGSDTTLNATKVLDATLQLRRVALTRRSLHQHIRRLPMMTLKTAVAIYWQALRLWLKNVPVYAHPSCGRKHHE from the coding sequence ATGAACAGCGCACTGTATAGCGGCTGGCTGCGTCATCGGCGCTTTTCGCCCAAGGCGCATGACTTCACCTACCCGATTTTTATGCTGTTGCTCGACCTTGATGAGTTGGCGCTATTAAAAACGGTGGGCATTGGATCACGGCGTATCGCGCTCGCCTCTTTTCAGCCGCAGGATTATCTGACGGGCGGTGACCTCAAACACGCGGTGCGGGAACGTTTAACGGCGCTGACCGGCGAAACCCTGAACGGCAAAGTCTATTTGCTTTGCCAGCTCCGTTATTGCGGGTTCCATTTTAATCCGGTCAATTTTTACTACTGCCATGACGAGTCAGGTCAGTTACGCTGGTTACTGGCTGAAGTTCGTAACACGCCGTGGAATGAGCGGCATGTCTATGCCATCCCCGCAGATAACCCGACGCCGCAGGCCAAGCGCTTTCATGTCTCGCCTTTCAACCCGTTAGAGATGGATTACCATTGGCGTTTTACTGCGCCGGGCGCCTCACTGAGCGTTCATATCGAAAACCATGACCGCCCTGAACCGGGTTCAGACACCACGCTCAATGCCACCAAAGTGCTCGACGCCACATTGCAATTGCGACGCGTCGCACTCACGCGCCGTTCGCTGCACCAGCATATCCGTCGTCTGCCGATGATGACGTTAAAAACCGCCGTGGCGATTTATTGGCAAGCGCTACGCCTGTGGCTAAAGAACGTTCCTGTTTACGCACATCCATCTTGCGGGAGAAAGCACCATGAATAA
- a CDS encoding SAM-dependent methyltransferase, whose product MNNPAYSLKRPHQRSASLARRVVFRLLSQLSDVYLQLHDADGTQHAFGHPHAALQAHITVHDPIFYRQCLLGGGIGAAESYLDGAWSTPDLTATLLALAKNRAVITALESRFSLLLLPLQKIRHALRRNTRHQARRNIAAHYDLGNRFYECFLDRSMLYSSALYTDPNATLEQAQQAKLRRLCEQLQLSEHDHLLEIGSGWGEMALFAAREYGCRVTTTTVSQAQFDYTRQRVQQAGLDDRITVLCQDYRDLTGQYDKIVSIEMIEAVGKAFLPVFFQHCQQRLKPGGRLVLQAITISDQYYARYSRRVDFIQRYIFPGGFLPSVTALNETMTRHSRLVMRDLHDMGMDYARTLHEWRKRFVQHWSEIAPLGFDDRFRRLWLFYLCYCEAGFLARTISTVQITAECP is encoded by the coding sequence ATGAATAACCCTGCCTACTCACTGAAACGGCCACATCAGCGGTCAGCTTCGCTGGCGCGGCGCGTCGTGTTTCGGCTGCTCAGTCAACTCAGCGATGTCTATCTGCAACTGCATGACGCCGATGGAACACAGCATGCCTTTGGTCATCCGCACGCGGCATTGCAGGCTCATATCACGGTTCATGACCCGATATTTTATCGCCAATGTCTGCTCGGCGGTGGAATTGGGGCGGCTGAAAGCTATCTTGATGGCGCCTGGAGCACACCGGATCTCACGGCAACCTTGCTGGCGTTGGCCAAAAACAGAGCGGTAATAACAGCACTGGAGTCCCGTTTCTCACTGCTGCTATTACCGTTGCAAAAAATACGGCATGCCTTGCGCCGCAATACCCGGCACCAGGCTCGCCGCAATATTGCCGCGCATTACGATTTGGGAAACAGATTCTATGAATGTTTTCTTGACCGCAGCATGCTCTATTCCAGCGCGTTATATACCGATCCCAATGCCACGCTGGAGCAGGCACAGCAAGCAAAACTGCGCCGGTTGTGCGAGCAATTGCAGCTCAGTGAACACGACCATCTCCTGGAGATAGGCAGCGGCTGGGGGGAAATGGCGCTGTTCGCCGCACGGGAATATGGCTGCCGCGTAACCACAACCACCGTCTCGCAAGCGCAGTTTGACTATACACGCCAGCGTGTGCAGCAGGCGGGGCTTGATGATCGCATTACGGTACTGTGCCAGGATTATCGCGACCTGACGGGGCAGTACGACAAAATCGTCTCCATCGAAATGATTGAGGCGGTAGGCAAAGCCTTTCTGCCGGTCTTCTTTCAGCACTGCCAGCAACGACTGAAACCCGGAGGTCGCCTGGTATTACAAGCCATTACCATCAGCGATCAATACTATGCACGCTATAGCCGACGCGTAGACTTTATTCAGCGCTACATCTTTCCTGGCGGCTTTTTGCCCTCCGTGACCGCGCTAAATGAAACCATGACCCGGCACTCTCGCCTGGTGATGCGTGACCTGCATGATATGGGGATGGATTATGCGCGCACGCTGCATGAGTGGCGCAAGCGATTTGTCCAGCATTGGTCTGAAATCGCACCACTCGGTTTTGACGATCGCTTTCGACGCTTATGGTTATTTTACCTGTGCTATTGTGAAGCCGGTTTTCTCGCCCGCACCATCAGCACCGTGCAAATCACCGCCGAGTGCCCGTAG
- a CDS encoding NAD(P)/FAD-dependent oxidoreductase — protein sequence MKIAIIGSGIAGMTCAWKLAEQHQVTLFEANDYLGGHTATVDVALDGQTYAIDTGFIVYNDRTYPRFINLLDDLNLQGNKTQMSFSVHNQTSGLEYNGHTLATLFAQKRNVLNPRFWRLLWDILRFNRCCKRYLTRRPDNALTLGDLLAREHFNDYFARHYILPMGAAIWSASMADMRRFSLRLFLRFFNHHGLLDITHRPQWYVIPGGSREYIRRMQQQLNNRMTFLCRTPVTGVWRSPVAVRVLSARGSEFFDEVIFACHADQALSLLQDATPAERHILGGLPYQANEVVLHTDTRWLPLRRKAWASWNYWLDSDNREEEQTQACVTYNMNILQGLPPSTPHTFCLTLNPTRPIDAHKVLRRFTYHHPVFSTDSLLAQRRRREISGRHHTWYCGAYWYNGFHEDGVRSALDVVSTLNKRLTGNTEGA from the coding sequence ATGAAAATAGCCATTATCGGCAGCGGTATTGCAGGCATGACCTGCGCCTGGAAACTGGCCGAGCAGCATCAGGTAACGCTATTTGAAGCCAACGACTATCTCGGCGGCCACACCGCCACCGTCGATGTCGCCCTCGATGGACAGACATACGCTATCGATACCGGTTTTATCGTCTATAACGATCGTACCTACCCGCGTTTTATTAACCTGCTTGATGATCTCAACCTTCAGGGTAACAAAACGCAAATGAGCTTTTCGGTTCATAATCAGACCAGCGGCCTTGAGTACAACGGCCATACGCTCGCAACACTGTTCGCCCAAAAGCGCAACGTGCTCAACCCGCGCTTCTGGCGCTTATTATGGGATATTTTGCGCTTTAACCGTTGCTGCAAGCGCTACCTCACGCGCCGCCCGGATAACGCGCTGACATTGGGCGATTTATTGGCGCGTGAGCACTTTAACGACTATTTTGCCCGCCACTATATTTTGCCGATGGGTGCGGCTATCTGGTCTGCGTCAATGGCTGATATGCGCCGTTTTTCTCTGCGCCTTTTCTTGCGTTTTTTCAATCATCACGGCCTGCTCGATATCACGCATCGCCCGCAGTGGTATGTAATACCCGGCGGGTCACGCGAGTACATTCGGCGGATGCAGCAGCAGTTAAATAACCGCATGACATTTTTGTGCCGCACTCCGGTGACGGGAGTGTGGCGCTCCCCGGTTGCCGTACGGGTATTATCTGCGCGCGGCAGTGAATTTTTTGATGAGGTCATCTTCGCCTGCCACGCCGATCAAGCGCTGTCACTCCTGCAAGATGCCACGCCTGCCGAGCGGCATATTCTTGGCGGCCTGCCTTATCAGGCGAACGAGGTGGTGCTGCATACGGACACCCGTTGGCTTCCCCTGCGCCGCAAAGCCTGGGCAAGCTGGAATTACTGGCTTGATAGCGACAACCGGGAAGAGGAACAAACCCAAGCCTGTGTGACCTATAACATGAACATTCTGCAAGGATTACCGCCATCAACGCCGCATACTTTTTGCCTTACCCTCAACCCGACCCGGCCAATTGACGCGCACAAGGTGCTACGGCGTTTCACCTACCACCACCCGGTATTCAGCACCGACAGCCTGTTGGCACAGCGACGCCGCCGTGAAATCAGTGGACGCCACCACACCTGGTACTGCGGTGCTTATTGGTATAACGGTTTTCACGAAGATGGCGTTCGTAGCGCGCTGGATGTGGTCAGCACACTCAACAAGCGGCTGACCGGCAATACGGAGGGAGCATGA
- the fnr gene encoding fumarate/nitrate reduction transcriptional regulator Fnr — translation MIPEKRIIRRIQSGGCAIHCQDCSISQLCIPFTLNEHELDQLDNIIERKKPIQKGQALFKAGDELKSLYAIRSGTIKSYTITEQGDEQITGFHLAGDLVGFDAIGNAQHPSFAQALETSMVCEIPFETLDDLSGKMPNLRQQMMRLMSGEIRGDQDMILLLSKKNAEERLAAFIYNLSRRFAQRGFSPREFRLTMTRGDIGNYLGLTVETISRLLGRFQKSGMLAVKGKYITIENIDALAELSGTSRHKA, via the coding sequence ATGATTCCTGAAAAGCGAATAATCCGACGCATTCAGTCTGGTGGTTGCGCCATCCATTGCCAGGATTGCAGCATCAGCCAGCTCTGTATTCCTTTCACACTTAACGAGCACGAACTTGATCAGCTCGACAATATTATCGAAAGGAAAAAACCCATCCAAAAGGGTCAGGCGTTGTTCAAGGCGGGAGATGAACTGAAATCACTGTATGCTATCCGCTCGGGTACAATTAAAAGCTACACCATCACCGAACAAGGTGACGAGCAGATAACCGGCTTTCATCTGGCAGGCGATCTGGTGGGGTTTGATGCCATCGGCAACGCACAGCACCCCAGTTTTGCTCAGGCGCTAGAAACCTCAATGGTGTGCGAGATCCCGTTCGAAACCCTGGACGATTTATCCGGCAAAATGCCGAATCTGCGCCAACAGATGATGAGGCTGATGAGCGGCGAAATCCGTGGCGATCAGGATATGATTCTGCTGCTGTCAAAGAAAAATGCCGAAGAGCGGCTCGCGGCTTTTATCTATAATCTGTCGCGTCGTTTTGCACAGCGTGGCTTTTCACCGCGTGAATTTCGTCTGACGATGACCCGTGGCGACATAGGCAACTATCTTGGCTTAACGGTGGAAACCATTAGCCGCTTGCTGGGGCGTTTCCAAAAAAGCGGTATGCTGGCGGTAAAAGGCAAGTATATCACCATTGAAAACATTGATGCGTTAGCCGAGCTATCCGGCACATCTCGTCATAAAGCGTAA
- a CDS encoding methyl-accepting chemotaxis protein — MSSFLSRLSIPGLKKSRPARGVYRCDALPSSLSQLGLPSAPGLLMVFVPPNADFAAVNRAWQRFSAPYRSVITLSSTGALCSQRGQSTYCDMEGPQGSWLWLPQSLIARHEVHLVDLHMHDKPNARVRIDAIRRELERMNVSMPLSSDNTFALIYCDGLAASEGFLMQAWYACRRFPCLAIGGAAGGKLDFSGTYISADNNVLQGKAVIVFCQMAPGKSFAPFKSQNFAPTKQSWLVAEADPVARTVKSVFDAHGNEQPLIDAIANCLRCSPDQISQHLAGKTFAVKVNDEYFVRSVAAIKQDRIAFFCDLEFGDRLYLMESTDFIASTERDWQQFVSQHGKPELVLLNDCVLRRAGNTRLNEAQFFAQIPAAGFSSFGEILGVPINQTLSALAFFNHDVKAMSHFPVDYAAYAGHYAQRALRRWEALHDIQSAVVKQVVEYEQALAPLLTAMPQLEQATLRQSDTLDVAQTSIRAISDSAAKTQEAQGRLETGLNDLERISIGITHITSGINAIADKTNLLALNAAVEAARAGEAGRGFAVVAEEVRKLASSSKEQVDATTSSIREAVDTIAHIRAIAQQTVSTTQQMAEKSISAANQIASMSAETDRDRANMTANLGNLKDLAKGMDAMQDAVNQLTVLQKLASS; from the coding sequence ATGTCATCTTTCCTGAGTCGTCTCTCAATTCCGGGTTTAAAGAAATCGCGCCCTGCTCGCGGCGTCTATCGGTGTGATGCTTTGCCTTCTTCGCTGTCACAACTGGGATTACCGTCCGCCCCTGGGCTATTGATGGTATTCGTTCCCCCCAATGCCGATTTTGCCGCTGTTAATCGAGCCTGGCAGCGTTTCTCTGCGCCCTATCGTAGTGTTATCACCCTGTCCTCCACGGGTGCGCTTTGCAGCCAGCGCGGTCAATCGACCTACTGTGATATGGAAGGCCCGCAAGGGAGCTGGTTATGGTTGCCGCAATCGCTGATTGCTCGCCATGAGGTGCATTTGGTGGATCTGCATATGCATGATAAACCCAATGCGCGCGTGAGAATTGATGCCATTCGGCGTGAGCTGGAGCGAATGAATGTCAGCATGCCCTTGTCCTCTGACAACACGTTTGCACTCATTTACTGCGATGGGCTGGCCGCCTCCGAAGGCTTTTTAATGCAAGCCTGGTACGCCTGTCGGCGCTTTCCCTGCCTTGCGATTGGCGGCGCGGCGGGCGGAAAACTGGATTTTAGCGGCACCTATATCAGCGCGGATAACAATGTCTTGCAGGGAAAAGCCGTGATTGTGTTTTGCCAGATGGCGCCGGGTAAGTCGTTTGCGCCGTTTAAGAGCCAAAACTTTGCACCCACCAAACAAAGCTGGCTGGTTGCCGAGGCCGACCCTGTCGCCCGTACCGTCAAATCCGTTTTCGATGCTCACGGTAATGAACAACCGTTGATTGACGCTATCGCCAACTGCCTGCGCTGCTCCCCTGACCAAATCAGTCAACATCTGGCTGGTAAAACCTTCGCTGTTAAAGTGAATGATGAATATTTTGTTCGCTCGGTTGCAGCCATCAAGCAAGACCGGATCGCGTTTTTCTGCGACCTCGAATTCGGCGATAGGCTATACCTGATGGAATCGACCGATTTCATCGCCAGTACAGAGCGCGACTGGCAACAATTTGTGTCACAACACGGCAAACCAGAGTTAGTTCTTCTCAATGACTGTGTGTTACGCCGTGCGGGTAACACGCGGTTAAACGAAGCCCAATTCTTCGCGCAAATTCCGGCGGCTGGCTTCTCAAGCTTTGGTGAAATACTCGGAGTACCGATTAACCAAACGCTCTCAGCCCTCGCGTTTTTTAATCATGATGTCAAAGCCATGTCCCACTTCCCGGTCGATTACGCCGCCTATGCCGGCCACTACGCACAACGGGCGCTACGGCGCTGGGAAGCGTTGCATGATATTCAGTCCGCCGTGGTTAAGCAGGTTGTCGAGTATGAACAGGCGTTGGCTCCGTTACTGACAGCCATGCCGCAACTCGAACAAGCGACGTTACGGCAAAGCGATACGCTTGATGTGGCGCAAACCAGTATCCGCGCCATCAGTGACTCTGCGGCGAAAACACAGGAAGCGCAGGGGCGACTTGAGACGGGCCTTAACGATTTGGAGCGTATCTCGATTGGTATTACCCATATTACCAGCGGTATCAATGCCATTGCAGACAAGACCAACTTGCTGGCGCTCAATGCGGCGGTAGAAGCCGCCCGGGCGGGCGAAGCGGGCAGAGGTTTCGCTGTGGTTGCCGAGGAAGTGCGAAAACTTGCCAGCTCCTCGAAAGAGCAGGTGGATGCCACCACCAGCAGCATTCGGGAAGCTGTCGATACTATCGCCCATATACGGGCAATCGCCCAGCAAACCGTCAGCACCACGCAACAAATGGCGGAAAAAAGCATCTCGGCGGCGAACCAGATTGCCAGCATGAGTGCAGAAACAGACCGCGATCGCGCCAATATGACGGCAAACCTCGGTAATCTCAAAGACCTGGCTAAAGGTATGGATGCCATGCAGGACGCCGTTAACCAACTGACCGTGCTGCAAAAACTGGCTTCATCCTAA
- the ogt gene encoding methylated-DNA--[protein]-cysteine S-methyltransferase, protein MQIFLFDTLPTPIGELLLIADEDEQLRAVEWREYEESLYLSLNKRYRDDPFTLKACNNPGGFSDKLRAYFDGDVHVIDNLPVAARGTDFQLRVWQALRTLPCGTTTTYGELAHRLGKPTASRAIGMANGANPISIVVPCHRVIGAGGALTGYAGGIERKKWLLTHEGYLS, encoded by the coding sequence ATGCAGATATTTTTATTCGATACCCTGCCCACGCCGATTGGTGAATTATTACTGATCGCCGATGAAGATGAGCAGCTTCGGGCCGTTGAATGGCGCGAATATGAAGAAAGTTTATATCTCTCGCTGAATAAACGTTATCGAGATGATCCTTTCACATTAAAAGCCTGTAACAACCCGGGTGGATTTAGCGACAAATTACGCGCCTATTTTGACGGTGATGTGCATGTTATCGATAACCTTCCTGTCGCGGCTCGCGGTACGGATTTTCAGTTACGCGTCTGGCAGGCATTGCGTACTTTACCCTGTGGCACCACCACCACCTATGGCGAACTGGCTCATCGTCTCGGCAAACCGACCGCTTCGCGCGCCATTGGCATGGCGAACGGCGCGAATCCCATTAGTATTGTGGTGCCTTGCCACCGCGTCATTGGTGCCGGTGGCGCACTCACCGGCTACGCCGGCGGCATTGAGCGCAAGAAGTGGCTGTTAACCCATGAGGGATATTTATCCTGA